In the genome of Sulfurimonas autotrophica DSM 16294, the window GTCCTTGTAAAATGATGGCTCCAAATTTTGAGCGTGCGGCTACACAGTTTCCGCTCAAAGCACTTTTTACAAAAGTAAATACTGAAAATGAACAAAATTTGGGTGCGCGTTTCGGTATTCGAAGTATTCCGACTATTATTGTCTTTAAAGGCGGTCGTGAAGTCGAGAGAGTCAGCGGTGCACTTGATATTAATGCACTTGCTTCTCTTGCTTCAAAATATACGAACTAACACTTATTTTATATAAGAACAGCAGTAATCGGTCACACTTTTGATTTTTAAATCAAATGAAGAGTTAGCCGGCACTGTAAACATTTCAGGTGTTAGAAGTGTTCGCCACTCTGCACCTGGAAGTTTTACCTCCACATCACCACTCATCATCTCCATTATCTCTTTATCGTGCGTATTAAAAGTATATTCACCCGGCAGCATTATTCCCAATGACTTTATACTCCCATCAGAAAATTCAACCGTTCTGCTTGTTACTTTTCCATCATAATAGATATTTGCCTCTTTTGTTATTGTTACG includes:
- the trxC gene encoding thioredoxin TrxC, translating into MKVVCPHCFTVNNVPQKESYKKANCGKCKQSLLDTKPVELTNANFDEVVVNSDIPVIVDFWAPWCGPCKMMAPNFERAATQFPLKALFTKVNTENEQNLGARFGIRSIPTIIVFKGGREVERVSGALDINALASLASKYTN
- a CDS encoding pyrimidine/purine nucleoside phosphorylase, yielding MSKFENVTITKEANIYYDGKVTSRTVEFSDGSIKSLGIMLPGEYTFNTHDKEIMEMMSGDVEVKLPGAEWRTLLTPEMFTVPANSSFDLKIKSVTDYCCSYIK